The nucleotide window tggctcagtggttagcactctgacctttgcagcgctaggtcccaggtttgtatccGCACATTGTCTGCAAGAAGATTGCAAGTTTTCCCCTTgcttgtgtgagtttcctcccacattccaaaaaaacatgcagttaggttatttcgcttctccccaaaaattggcaccagattgtaataatgacatatgactatggtagggacattagattgtgagctcctctgagggacagctagtcacatgactatagactttgtgaagcgctgcgtaatatgtccacaccatataaatactgtgtattaatttGGAACTGTAGCTGCAGACAGGAACATAAAAGGAGACCTGTGCATTATGCTTCTAGTCATGACTGCTCTGCCATGCCCATAGAGGTCTATGGCTGCTTCAGCTGGCCCACACCGCCTGTCCACGGTATTTGATATGGTGTCTGAGTAGTCTTTGGCCAGAAAGCAGGATGTGTGTACGCGTGTGCGACCAGTTCTTATGCAAATACAGTAATGGCAGCTCTTAATAGAGCTCCATATGCACAGCGGAATAATACAGACTACATGGACTTACCATATGGTGAAGATCTCAATATATATTAGTATCCACAGCTTTTGATTTTCTTAATCAGACATAAGGAAGAGATTTGTGCCAAGGCAAAACAGCTACGACACACACTTTGCTACACACCTTAATGCTAGTTAAGCCATTACCATGTGCTGTGGTGTGCAGTGTCAGAAAAATGCTGCATGTTTATTGCCAGGCCATTCTAAATGACCTGTCTCAATGCACCACATGATAAAGCATTTGCGTCAATGCAATGTGCagcaaaaagaaaagtgtgaatgGATCCCTAACATTTGCATATGAAAAGATTTCTTCAACCTAAGAAATGTGAAAATACTTCAGTGATATTTCTAGCTAGCATAGTTGATGCATTCACAATCACATCTTTGGAGCTCTATAGATTTAGATCAATTTTGGAAGCTGTGTCCTGTCCTTCAGTCTCTCTGGACTTAGAAAATATAGATTGCCCCACTGCAGGAAGAAGTAGCAGTTATCAATACCAGATCCCCCCCATATGGATTTTTACCAACAATTAAAGGTTTTGGAACATACGTACGCAATACATTCACCAGATTACAGACAAAAGGATACAGTCGCTGAGTGACACATGGTCCTTAAATATCGTGTACCTGAAaccaacataatatacattaaagaCAATATTTGCCAGGTCTCAATGTGCATATTATTAACACAATGGATTCCTGTGCTCACCATTTCTTCAGCACTATCTTGTCCCACCGTGTACCCGTCTGAGCTGCGATGAGTTTCTTTAGATCTTTAATTGTGTCTTCTGAGCTGAGCAGCCGAGTCAAGGAGTCACAACAGCAAGCGACGACCACGTAATGTCTTTATCCAACAGTTTATTACACTAACAAAAACTGACCGGTTTAGTGAATGGAAATTAATCTAAAGCGCTGACTGTATTCAATTTAAATCACAGAATAACATCACCGGCTGTTTTACATTTAACTGGAACTAAAGTCCAACTTTCAACTTTtctgattattgcagaaatggaacTTCTCTTGCCTGCCAGTTTGCCGAGATGTcagattttgctgagctgcacattggCAGCTTAGCATTTGTTGCAAGAGAAAACCGTCAATCCCAAATTCTCTTCTGTGTTCCGGGGATTAacgttacatcatcccagcacgTCCATTTAAGATGGCCATAGACTGGGAGGTGAAGAAGGAATATGCCAGCACCCTCCAATCCATTGGGGATGGCTAATTATTCTAATGTTAAATCCAACTTTAAATCAGATTTGGTTATGTAAAgatttttatcacttttaattCTGCTCATGCAGGTAAAAATAGAGCATCTCTGCAAAGACCCCTTTCCCTATGACTTCTTTCACTACCCTTACCAGCTTTTTGTGCCACTTCCATATACACTGGTACCTGGCACCCATGGAAGAGTGCTCAGGTCTAGCAGGCTAATACTACGAATGTCTTCACTCCTCCACCAATATTTCAGTTCCAGCTTTGGGGAATATAGTGATAAAGGAAGAGGGCTTTGCACTGACACGATCATTTAAACAGCCTAAAGTATGTCTTAAAACAAACCGATTTCATTACTGTAAATTTTCATGCCTTTTCTCTATGCTACAAGCTCCATCCACAGCTGATAAAAACACTGCTAAAGGGGGATCAGAAACAAGGTTGGCTGAGAGCAGTGATCACATGGCTAAACGCCTAGGAACATGGCCAAAAAAAAGCTGGAAACATTATCGGTCTCCTAATTCTTAACCACCCGGGCAACATTATCATTAAATCCtgctcctgcgtcactgtctgtcatttgcaacccctatttaaagtacagcactgtgtaatatgttggtgctatataaatactgtttattaataataatatagcgtcattctgacttttttttatataccttgtGTTTTATTCAAATACCTACTTACCTAAAAACTAAGGTACTATGGTATACTAATTAAGATGTGCTTGAATAGAATATACTCTCATGTCTTCTGTACCCATAGAGGTGAATGCTGTTCCACTAAAGAGAAGTAGCCAAGGGAAATTTCCTCTGAAACCAGAACTTCCACAAAGTATGAATGCCCTGTATGCCCCATAGCACTTACTGGTTCCTTCTGCCAACATTACTACTGCATCCTGTAATGGTGTAAAGGCTGTCAAGATGACCCATGTTAGAACCATGAATTCtggcatttagttttttttatgcagaagaTTCCACAAACAACTTTACATGCGAGTTcagaactttttgtttatttacagttatttaattTATGGGAATTCAAATAAGTAAATCCAAACTACGCTTGGAGGATGGTGCAAAGATATTCAAGTTCTAGCTGGGGATACTCTTATTTGCTCTTTCATTACAtgaagttaattaaaaaaaaattaatgaaaaataacacTAAGTGGATCTAGTAGACGTAAACACATAACAGCTCTAAAAAGGATACTTGCACTTTACGCGGACTTTCTTTCCCAAACGGTCGTTACAGACCACCTCAATCATTGTGAGAcctagtaatgaaaaaaaaagttgcgtTATATAATTAAGTGACTAATTAAGTGAGAAAACTGAAAGACATTTTCATccagaaatattataataaagtagaTGTGTATGCGACCCAAGTTTAGTTGTGAACATGTGACCTGGACTAGGCAGATTGCACTACAAGCCCCTTAGATATTTATTCGTTGTATagcagtgcagtgttctccccagccccttttagctcg belongs to Pyxicephalus adspersus chromosome 2, UCB_Pads_2.0, whole genome shotgun sequence and includes:
- the UBL5 gene encoding ubiquitin-like protein 5 translates to MIEVVCNDRLGKKVRVKCNSEDTIKDLKKLIAAQTGTRWDKIVLKKWYTIFKDHVSLSDYEIHDGMNLELYYQ